From the Astatotilapia calliptera chromosome 6, fAstCal1.2, whole genome shotgun sequence genome, one window contains:
- the LOC113024695 gene encoding titin-like translates to MRGAAMSLSAAVSRCVLFLLSLSVVQSNNGVTYTSTQICAFKGSTVDIGCSFNQPLKLSKKIWLTERIEYNPDDLKKGSGRVSYSSQWKSCTLTIRDLRDSDSAVYKFRYITNKGDLTVSPGVSLTATALQVHVNGSSNSNWATLTCQSSCKIHDSPSYIWYKNGQKISTRGLYWFRDYLKPSDSYSCAVRDFSSPSVCVRGDSCNRVNYSNRSICAFKGSSVDISSTYNSYQSPIQSKSWFRSGRGSEDLREDSQYAGRAEVTERERGRSTLRIRDLTESDSAEYHFKFKTQSFEWKSSLPGTTLTVTDVQVRGFNGRQLDCVTSCNPYVSSYVWYKNGQQVNGASSSSYDMPYDTSNSYSCALKGFEDFHSPLVCVNGERCKRVNYSNRRICAVKGSSVDISCTYNSYESPIQSKSWFRSGRGSEDLTEDSQYAGRVQVTERERGRSTLRIRDLTESDSAEYHFKFKTQRFEWKSSLPGTTLTVTALQVKVSRIISVHESQTEAELKCESSCSPAGRLSFVWFKNNQFMVERSSYQDLFNPGDIISCAFKGHEDYRSDPVYIPEVPTVSVSPSAEIVEGSSVTLTCSSDANPAAKYTWYKEQQPISQKKQIIFRSIRSSDSGAYYCTAEHEVGRMSSEVIFIRVKYAPKLPSMSVSPSAEIMEGNSVTPSGEIGDDSPVTLTRSTVSFSPDIGSNQDSWKKSTAIASITVLFLAVIIICGIIFIRRKGCFKTNSSRERPDNKPEENAYYYMFDPAPNGRPERGGPSAPAQSRAAEEQQDDLCYSSVTFIKKPEEHDYYNILPIKTKRRKEKDEEVTDVDYTVVRLNSTQRLRDQQAAEYSSALYSTVRKK, encoded by the exons ATGAGAGGAGCAGCTATGAGTTTAAGTGCAGCAGTGAGCAGATGtgttctctttcttctctctttatCAG TGGTTCAGAGTAATAATGGAGTGACTTACACTTCTACTCAGATCTGTGCCTTTAAAGGATCAACAGTGGACATAGGCTGCTCCTTCAACCAGCCATTaaaattgtcaaaaaaaattTGGCTCACTGAACGTATTGAATATAACCCTGATGATCTAAAAAAAGGCTCAGGTCGAGTGTCGTACAGTTCTCAATGGAAGAGCTGCACTCTGACAATCAGAGACCTGAGAGACAGCGACTCAGCTGTGTACAAGTTCAGATACATAACAAACAAAGGTGATCTTACTGTTTCACCTGGAGTCTCTCTGACTGCCACAG CTCTTCAGGTACACGTGAACGGATCATCAAATTCCAACTGGGCAACGCTGACTTGTCAGAGCAGTTGTAAAATACATGATAGTCCATCCTACATCTGGTACAAAAATGGTCAGAAAATTTCTACTAGAGGCCTGTACTGGTTTAGAGACTATCTAAAGCCTTCAGATAGCTACTCCTGTGCTGTAAGAGATTTCTCCTCTCCTTCAGTGT GTGTCCGAGGTGATTCATGCAACAGAGTGAATTACAGCAACAGAAGCATCTGTGCATTCAAAGGCTCATCAGTGGACATTTCTTCTACTTACAACAGTTATCAAAGTCCAATCCAATCAAAGTCCTGGTTCCGTTCTGGTCGTGGATCTGAGGACCTCAGAGAAGACTCCCAGTATGCAGGTCGTGCTGAGGtgactgaaagagagagaggacgcTCCACTCTGAGAATCAGAGACCTGACAGAGAGTGATTCAGCCGAGTATCACTTCaaattcaaaacacaaagcTTTGAATGGAAGAGTAGTTTACCTGGAACAACTCTGACTGTCACAG ATGTTCAGGTCAGAGGGTTCAATGGACGACAGTTGGATTGTGTCACCAGCTGTAATCCTTATGTTTCATCTTATGTCTGGtacaaaaatggacaacaagTGAATGGAGCCAGCTCTTCTTCTTATGACATGCCATATGACACTTCAAACAGCTACTCATGTGCTTTAAAAGGATTTGAGGATTTTCACTCTCCATTAGTTT GTGTCAATGGTGAACGGTGCAAACGAGTGAATTACAGTAACAGAAGAATCTGTGCAGTCAAAGGATCATCAGTGGACATTTCTTGTACTTACAACAGTTATGAAAGTCCAATCCAATCAAAGTCCTGGTTCCGTTCTGGTCGTGGATCTGAGGATCTCACAGAAGACTCCCAGTATGCAGGTCGTGTTCAGGtgactgaaagagagagaggacgcTCCACTCTGAGAATCAGAGACCTGACAGAGAGTGATTCAGCCGAGTATCACTTCaaattcaaaacacaaagatttGAATGGAAGAGTAGTTTACCTGGAACAACTCTGACTGTCACAG CTCTGCAGGTGAAGGTGAGCAGAATAATATCAGTCCATGAGTCTCAGActgaggcagagctgaagtgtGAAAGCAGCTGCAGTCCAGCTGGTCGTCTTTCTTTTGTCTGGTTCAAAAACAATCAGTTTATGGTTGAACGAAGTTCTTATCAAGATCTGTTCAATCCTGGAGACATCATCTCCTGTGCTTTCAAAGGACATGAAGATTATCGCTCAGATCCTGTGT ACATTCCAGAGGTTCCCACTGTGTCAGTGAGTCCTTCTGCTGAGATAGTGGAGGGCAGTTCAGTGACTCTGACCTGTAGCAGTGATGCTAACCCAGCAGCTAAATATACCTGGTACAAGGAACAACAACCAATCAGCCAAAAAAAGCAAATCATCTTCAGGTCCATCCGGTCCTCTGATTCTGGAGCGTATTACTGTACTGCTGAGCATGAGGTGGGCCGAATGTCATCTGAAGTCATCTTTATCAGAGTGAAAT ATGCTCCAAAGCTTCCCTCTATGTCAGTGAGTCCCTCTGCTGAGATAATGGAGGGTAATTCAGTCACTCCATCTGGTGAGATTGGTGACGACAGTCCAGTGACTCTGACCCGTAGCACAGTCAGTTTTTCTCCTGACATTGGGAGCAATCAAG ACTCATGGAAAAAATCAACTGCAATTGCATCAATCACTGTTCTATTTCTGGCTGTTATAATCATCTGTGGAATCATATTCATTAG AAGAAAAGGGTGCTTCAAAACAAATTCTTCCAGAGAGAGGCCAGACAACAAACCAGAG gaaaatGCATATTATTACATGTTTGACCCTGCACCAAATGGACGACCAGAGCGTGGCGGCCCTTCAGCTCCAGCACAGAGTAGAGCAGCAGAGGAGCAGCAGGATGATCTTTGCTATTCCAGTGTAACTTTCATAAAGAAGCCAGAAGAGCACGACTACTACAACATTCTTCCCATTAAgaccaaaagaagaaaagaaaaggacgaAGAAGTAACAGATGTGGACTACACTGTGGTCAGATTAAACAGCACCCAAAG ATTAAGAGATCAACAGGCTGCAGAGTATTCATCAGCACTGTATAGCACAGTCAGGAAAAAGTAG